A DNA window from Candidatus Sulfidibacterium hydrothermale contains the following coding sequences:
- a CDS encoding glucosaminidase domain-containing protein, which yields MKHSIRYLLVLLLFILSKGGAFPEESGKPVHHVSLTSPQTTTLLIPVKQNHFVVFSPAEYVFFREKRKKTSPLPKNIRIPVSIMGHGKLKASALAAFLHQNNPDIPLWEAKKIARIYIEEARAEGVNYDVAFSQMCLETGFLRYGGTVLPGQNNFCGLGVLNQKTRGVTFQDLRLGIRAHIQHLKAYASNKKLNQKLVDPRFRFVARGSIQNINQLSGHWASDKHYGKKIRYLLTRLYRESV from the coding sequence ATGAAACATTCTATACGCTATCTTCTTGTTTTATTGCTCTTTATCTTGAGCAAAGGAGGTGCTTTCCCGGAAGAAAGCGGCAAGCCGGTTCATCATGTATCATTAACTTCTCCCCAAACAACTACGCTTTTGATACCGGTAAAACAAAACCATTTTGTGGTTTTTTCACCTGCGGAATATGTTTTTTTCCGGGAAAAAAGAAAAAAAACAAGCCCGTTACCCAAAAACATCCGGATTCCGGTTTCGATTATGGGACATGGAAAGTTAAAAGCATCAGCCCTGGCAGCCTTTCTGCACCAAAACAACCCGGATATTCCTTTGTGGGAAGCAAAAAAAATTGCCCGTATTTATATTGAAGAAGCCCGTGCCGAAGGAGTTAATTACGATGTTGCCTTTTCGCAGATGTGTCTCGAAACCGGTTTTCTGCGCTATGGAGGAACCGTTTTACCCGGTCAAAATAATTTTTGCGGACTCGGCGTGCTTAACCAGAAAACGCGCGGCGTAACTTTTCAGGATCTCCGGTTAGGAATCCGTGCCCACATCCAGCATCTGAAAGCCTACGCATCCAACAAAAAATTAAATCAGAAACTTGTTGATCCCCGGTTCCGGTTTGTGGCAAGAGGAAGTATTCAAAACATCAATCAACTTTCCGGACACTGGGCCTCCGACAAACATTACGGAAAAAAAATCCGGTATCTTCTCACCCGGCTTTATCGCGAAAGCGTGTAA
- a CDS encoding glycosyltransferase family 2 protein, with the protein MVQSRIYIALPVLNESYSLPRFLSSIQNQTFQDFSLTVCVNQYDNDWNDPERKKLCEDNRKSLRLLQQKFPFPVEVIDRTSPGKGWPPRKGGVGFARKMAMDQIAAKAKDTDIIVSMDADTEYPPEYLSAIIRYFQDHPCDVGLSLPYYHRLTGDEWHDRLLLRYELYMRYYALNMIRIKNPYRFTALGSAMAFPVWAYRKVSGLTPVQSGEDFYFLQKLVKNGPLGYWAPTTAYPSARFSDRVNFGTGPALIKGRSGHWDSYPFYPSELFDQVEQTYALFPALFEKDLATPMDTFLKQLFKTEALWSPLRKNFKSRKNFVKACQNKVDGLRILQFLKQHYQGSGNDVKPLTGFLRKYFPEEIPENRLTELETKGFEKATFGVLASLRDKMFALEGSERAKDR; encoded by the coding sequence ATGGTACAATCGCGGATTTATATTGCTTTGCCCGTGCTGAATGAGTCATATTCCCTCCCGCGGTTTCTTTCTTCTATTCAGAATCAAACATTTCAGGATTTTTCACTTACGGTTTGTGTAAATCAGTATGACAACGATTGGAATGATCCGGAACGGAAAAAACTTTGCGAAGACAACCGAAAGAGCCTTCGTTTATTACAACAAAAGTTTCCTTTCCCGGTAGAAGTGATCGACCGGACATCACCCGGAAAAGGTTGGCCTCCGCGAAAAGGCGGCGTGGGCTTTGCCCGTAAAATGGCCATGGACCAAATTGCTGCAAAAGCAAAGGATACGGACATTATTGTAAGCATGGATGCCGATACGGAATATCCGCCGGAGTATCTGTCCGCAATTATCCGTTATTTTCAGGATCATCCGTGTGACGTAGGGCTGAGCCTTCCTTATTATCACCGGTTAACCGGAGACGAATGGCACGACCGGCTTTTGCTGCGTTACGAGTTGTACATGCGTTATTATGCGCTGAATATGATTCGGATTAAAAATCCGTATCGTTTTACGGCACTGGGGTCTGCTATGGCTTTTCCGGTTTGGGCCTACCGGAAAGTGTCCGGATTGACCCCCGTGCAAAGCGGGGAAGATTTTTATTTCTTACAAAAACTGGTGAAAAACGGTCCTCTTGGTTATTGGGCTCCCACTACGGCTTATCCTTCTGCCCGTTTTTCCGATCGGGTAAATTTTGGTACCGGTCCGGCTTTGATAAAAGGACGGTCAGGACACTGGGATTCTTATCCGTTTTATCCGTCAGAATTGTTTGATCAGGTAGAACAAACGTATGCTTTGTTTCCGGCGCTGTTTGAAAAAGACCTTGCTACGCCCATGGATACTTTTTTAAAACAGCTTTTTAAAACAGAAGCGCTTTGGAGTCCTTTGCGTAAAAATTTTAAAAGCCGGAAAAATTTTGTGAAGGCCTGCCAAAACAAAGTGGATGGTTTGCGAATTTTGCAGTTCTTGAAACAGCATTATCAGGGATCGGGAAATGATGTAAAACCGTTGACCGGTTTTCTGAGAAAATATTTTCCGGAAGAAATCCCGGAAAACAGATTAACCGAACTGGAGACAAAAGGTTTTGAGAAAGCAACATTTGGCGTGTTGGCTTCTCTTCGTGATAAGATGTTTGCTTTGGAAGGCAGCGAACGGGCTAAAGACCGGTAG
- the sppA gene encoding signal peptide peptidase SppA: MKQFFKFMFASFAGTLLTLILILLLFAGMVASISSMAQKETVKAKPHTVLHITWKGPILDRTPENPFENFDFATLKPHRTLGLNDILKDIDKAAKDPHVDGIFLDMETIPAGMATTEEIYNKLKDFKKTGKFIVSYANNYDQKAYYLASLSDKIYLNPQGLVLFKGLHAQIMFLKNLLDKLEIKAQVIRGPNNKYKSAVEPLLLDKMSKANRQQMQDLLGNIWGKILTVLHENRGISVDEMNRLADSLSLFDAQQALKYHFVDGIAYRDMVMDSLKKRVGTKPYYMAFDKYDRVELKKKTEKISRDRIAVIYALGEINQGESKDETSIGSVTLAKAIREARTNKHVKAIVMRVNSPGGDVLASDVIRREVELAAKSKPFIVSMGDVAASGGYWISTDANFIFAQPVTITGSIGVFGIIPDLQKFMNKKLGITFDKVMTNKNADFVDVMAPLNPLQKQRLNDGITRVYHQFVSLVAQSRHLNKKYVDSIARGRVWSGSEALKLGLVDSLGGMQDAIAYAAKKAKLKNYRITEYPKRKAFFEELMNELSGKAQARLVDEQLQAFEPYLSEIKMWSRMKGIQARLPFVMKIE; encoded by the coding sequence ATGAAACAGTTCTTCAAATTCATGTTTGCCTCTTTTGCAGGCACACTGTTAACCCTTATTTTAATTTTATTGCTTTTCGCCGGTATGGTGGCTTCCATCTCCAGCATGGCGCAGAAAGAAACCGTAAAAGCCAAGCCGCATACGGTTTTGCACATTACCTGGAAAGGACCTATTCTGGACAGAACGCCAGAAAATCCTTTTGAAAATTTTGATTTTGCCACCCTGAAACCACACCGGACACTCGGTTTGAATGATATCCTGAAAGATATTGACAAAGCAGCCAAAGATCCGCATGTGGATGGCATTTTTCTGGATATGGAAACTATTCCGGCCGGAATGGCAACTACAGAAGAAATTTACAATAAACTGAAAGATTTTAAAAAAACGGGGAAATTTATTGTAAGTTATGCCAACAATTACGATCAAAAAGCGTATTACCTGGCAAGCCTTTCGGATAAAATTTACCTGAATCCGCAGGGATTGGTACTTTTTAAAGGGCTGCATGCCCAGATCATGTTTTTGAAAAACTTACTGGATAAACTGGAGATTAAAGCCCAGGTGATTCGTGGGCCGAACAACAAATATAAAAGTGCAGTAGAGCCGTTGTTGCTGGATAAAATGAGTAAAGCCAACCGTCAGCAAATGCAGGATTTGCTGGGCAATATTTGGGGGAAAATATTAACGGTTTTGCACGAAAACCGCGGAATTTCTGTGGATGAGATGAACCGGCTGGCAGACAGCCTGAGCCTTTTTGATGCGCAACAGGCTTTGAAATATCATTTTGTGGATGGGATTGCTTATCGCGATATGGTGATGGACTCATTGAAAAAACGGGTGGGAACCAAACCGTATTACATGGCTTTTGACAAATATGACCGGGTAGAGTTGAAAAAGAAAACGGAAAAAATCTCGCGTGATCGTATAGCTGTCATTTATGCTTTGGGAGAAATTAACCAGGGAGAAAGTAAAGACGAAACCAGTATTGGCTCGGTAACGCTGGCAAAAGCCATTCGCGAAGCCCGTACCAATAAACACGTTAAAGCCATTGTTATGCGGGTGAATTCGCCCGGTGGTGATGTGCTGGCCTCGGATGTGATTCGCCGCGAAGTAGAGTTGGCCGCAAAATCCAAACCTTTTATTGTTTCTATGGGAGATGTGGCGGCCAGTGGCGGTTACTGGATTTCTACCGATGCGAACTTTATTTTTGCGCAGCCGGTAACGATTACCGGTTCCATCGGGGTTTTTGGCATTATTCCTGATCTTCAAAAGTTTATGAATAAAAAGCTGGGGATTACTTTCGATAAGGTGATGACCAATAAAAATGCCGATTTTGTGGACGTGATGGCTCCGTTAAATCCATTACAGAAACAGCGGCTCAACGACGGAATTACACGGGTTTATCATCAGTTTGTTTCGCTGGTAGCACAAAGCCGTCATTTAAATAAAAAGTATGTAGACAGTATTGCCCGTGGCCGGGTATGGTCGGGTAGCGAAGCATTGAAACTGGGATTGGTGGATAGTTTGGGCGGAATGCAGGATGCTATTGCATATGCCGCTAAAAAAGCTAAACTGAAAAATTACCGGATTACAGAATATCCCAAACGCAAAGCCTTTTTTGAAGAGTTAATGAATGAATTGAGCGGAAAGGCTCAGGCACGCCTGGTGGATGAACAGTTGCAGGCATTTGAGCCCTATCTGTCAGAAATTAAAATGTGGAGCCGGATGAAAGGAATACAAGCCCGCCTTCCGTTTGTAATGAAAATAGAATAA